Proteins from one Ipomoea triloba cultivar NCNSP0323 chromosome 1, ASM357664v1 genomic window:
- the LOC116013589 gene encoding ATP-dependent DNA helicase PIF1-like, which produces MTIYNEVIQNVDNNTGGLFFVYGYGGIGKTFLWRALSSYLRAKGDIVLNVASSGIASLLLPGGRTAHSRFAIPISINEDSTCNISQGSPLAELIVYCKLIIWDEAPMMHKYCFEALDKTMRDLLRFKNENSYDMPFGGKTVVLGGDFRQILPVIPKGTRQDIVGATINSSYLWRYCKVLRLTKNLRLTTIQAPEERQQTEQFAKWIADIGDGVSSACTDEEDDLIIPNHILLQYVDNPIAAIVESTFPNYEIACTDSQFLLSRAILAPTLDVVDSINDYMNEMNKGDSKTYLSCDTVCKADDPGDTLGDLHTPEFLNGLRCSGIPNHSLTIKVGSPVMLLRNIDHSLGLCNGTRLIVTRLADHVLEAKIMSGTHKGTKVLIPRMSLTPSDTRLPFKFQRKQFPLMLSYAMTINKSQGQTLSHVGLFLRKPVFNHGQLYVAISRVSNPMGLKILICGENPQSVTTTKNVVYKEVFNNV; this is translated from the coding sequence ATGACAATATACAATGAGGTCATTCAAAATGTTGACAACAACACTGGGGGTTTGTTCTTTGTATATGGTTATGGTGGAATAGGAAAGACCTTTTTATGGAGAGCATTGTCTTCTTATTTAAGGGCCAAAGGCGATATAGTTCTAAATGTTGCATCCAGCGGCATTGCCTCACTTTTATTGCCGGGTGGGAGAACTGCACATTCCAGGTTTGCTATACCCATCTCTATTAATGAAGATTCAACCTGCAACATTAGTCAAGGAAGCCCTTTGGCGGAACTTATTGTTTATTGCAAATTGATTATATGGGACGAGGCTCCTATGATGCATAAGTACTGTTTTGAGGCTTTAGACAAGACAATGAGAGATTTGTTAAGATTCAAGAATGAAAACAGTTACGACATGCCGTTTGGGGGGAAAACAGTTGTTCTTGGTGGAGATTTCAGGCAAATCCTACCAGTTATTCCTAAGGGCACAAGACAAGATATAGTTGGGGCAACAATCAACTCTTCGTATTTATGGAGGTACTGTAAAGTTTTGAGGCTGACAAAAAATCTACGTCTAACAACAATTCAAGCACCTGAAGAACGACAACAAACTGAACAATTTGCAAAGTGGATTGCTGATATTGGTGACGGAGTAAGTTCGGCATGcactgatgaagaagatgatctGATTATTCCTAATCACATATTGTTGCAGTATGTAGATAATCCTATTGCTGCAATTGTAGAAAGCACCTTTCCTAATTATGAAATTGCATGCACTGACTCTCAATTCCTACTTAGCCGTGCAATTTTGGCTCCAACTTTGGATGTGGTAGATAGCATCAACGATTATATGAATGAAATGAACAAGGGAGACTCCAAAACATATCTCAGTTGTGATACGGTCTGTAAAGCAGACGATCCAGGAGATACGCTAGGAGATTTGCATACACCGGAGTTCCTCAATGGCTTACGGTGTTCTGGAATACCAAACCATTCTTTGACTATTAAAGTTGGATCACCTGTTATGCTTTTGAGGAATATTGATCACTCATTAGGACTCTGCAACGGTACTAGGTTAATTGTTACAAGGTTGGCTGATCACGTTTTGGAGGCGAAAATCATGTCTGGAACACATAAAGGAACAAAAGTTCTTATTCCTAGGATGTCGTTAACACCTTCTGACACTAGATTGCCATTCAAGTTCCAAAGAAAACAGTTTCCATTGATGCTATCATATGCCATGACAATCAATAAAAGTCAAGGTCAAACACTTTCGCATGTGGGTTTGTTTTTGAGAAAGCCCGTTTTTAATCATGGCCAATTGTATGTAGCAATCTCAAGGGTCAGTAATCCTATgggattaaaaattttgatttgtggGGAAAATCCTCAATCTGTAACTACAACTAAaaatgttgtttacaaagaagttttcaataatgtgtaa
- the LOC116013573 gene encoding uncharacterized protein LOC116013573, with product MAASDIVGLCGNLTLADVDDEDLSMQLPNIPLEEHGNDEEVYAVGRLVSDKPVKFQYFQDTMAGVWRPGMGFTMKQLQTHRFLIRFYHEADLVRILNDGPWSFEQHLFVMRRLLPNEDPEEADLQCAEFWIQIHGLPAGFRSDAVVSAIGSFLGVFVKSDERNFDGSMHTFFRVRVAVDVGKPLKTKMKLKRDNGAWSIVEFRYERLPTFCFLCGILGHGEKFCHKVFRGSGADVEKPYGPSLRAGQRRGTQLVNQRWVAPASHIDRRNWVAPAKSGDIAIDSDMSRNLNTDTDGANQAGKGKELMQVCVPMSNPITKPDSVCVEQKKRRHVEEGEGTGTSITIMDYEHVGSKNMEKAGLALQTRPDQ from the coding sequence ATGGCGGCGTCCGATATCGTTGGATTGTGCGGGAACCTTACTTTGGCGGATGTGGATGATGAAGATCTTTCCATGCAACTTCCAAACATCCCCCTTGAAGAACATGGTAACGATGAAGAGGTTTATGCAGTTGGTAGGTTGGTTTCAGATAAACCTGTCAAGTTCCAATACTTTCAAGACACCATGGCAGGCGTCTGGAGACCAGGGATGGGCTTTACGATGAAGCAACTTCAGACTCACCGTTTCTTAATCCGCTTCTACCATGAGGCTGATCTTGTCCGTATTTTGAATGATGGCCCCTGGAGCTTTGAACAACACCTATTTGTGATGCGTCGACTTCTCCCTAATGAGGATCCGGAGGAGGCTGATTTGCAGTGCGCTGAGTTTTGGATTCAGATACATGGATTACCGGCTGGTTTTCGATCTGATGCAGTTGTGTCGGCTATTGGTTCTTTTCTGGGCGTTTTCGTGAAATCTGATGAACGCAACTTCGATGGCTCCATGCATACTTTCTTTAGAGTTCGCGTTGCTGTTGATGTTGGCAAACCTCTGAAgactaaaatgaaactaaaacgTGATAATGGAGCTTGGTCGATCGTAGAGTTCCGCTATGAAAGACTGCCCACGTTCTGCTTCCTCTGTGGTATTTTGGGTCATGGTGAGAAATTCTGTCACAAGGTGTTTCGGGGCAGTGGAGCAGACGTAGAGAAACCCTACGGTCCCTCGCTGCGTGCGGGTCAGAGACGTGGAACTCAGTTAGTTAACCAGCGATGGGTTGCACCGGCTTCGCACATTGACAGACGCAACTGGGTTGCCCCTGCGAAGAGTGGTGATATTGCTATCGATTCTGACATGTCTAGGAATTTAAACACTGATACGGATGGTGCAAATCAAGCCGGGAAAGGAAAGGAGTTAATGCAAGTGTGTGTTCCAATGAGTAACCCTATTACTAAGCCTGATAGTGTGTGTGTTGAACAGAAGAAACGTAGACACGTGGAGGAGGGCGAGGGTACTGGAACTTCCATTACCATAATGGACTATGAGCATGTTGGTTCAAAAAACATGGAGAAGGCGGGTTTGGCATTGCAAACCCGCCCAGATCAATGA
- the LOC116016160 gene encoding protein AGENET DOMAIN (AGD)-CONTAINING P1-like isoform X2, which yields MSAEPQFNKGDRVEVLKRDNFPIWFPAAVLRHSVRKKQWAGQIYVAFETLCSVDDPMKRRKEYVHVSAVRPAPPAEQPCYFRVGESADVFYENRGWRRGTVDEILENSMYMVGLGDEDGEKAVESVKVEQWQLRVRRDWKDGCWVPPLEESQVDQQKKSEDYLMTPSGVKLRIKCTKRSCVRKFSKEMLVEVMGGKEGFERLWYASVVMEVLGNGKLLVQYQTLKTDDGTEFLKEEVDASCIRPYPPEIERISPFKLLDKVDAWVGNGWREGHVSKVLGDAKYMVCFRSMNELFTFEASNLRPHQEWKNNNWVAATKFDLPRSSSDGMLNSKVVKVKIKSDRKALGPKFSMGMLVEATSFEEGYHGSWYTAVIFDSIGPNKFLLEYQTLRTDDESEPLKEKADAFNIRPCPPLIHRFDRFKMFEEVDAWYNDGWWEGLISKVLDGLNYVVYFWTTNEEIEFAHHGIRPHQEWIDRKWDIAFRKSNNNLPNPKPGIMRRHSGGIASETTFCIGAKVEVKDDEEGNQGSWYPALILRLIGNGKYLVEFRTLKCEYGTDLLVEEADALSVRPSAPILQRVDRFRPHEEVDAWSNNGWRVGEVFEVLEGAKYRVYFGTTNETLEFRHHGLRPHQEWINGAWLVVGVKEA from the exons ATGTCTGCCGAACCACAGTTCAACAAGGGAGACAGAGTGGAAGTTCTTAAGCGCGACAATTTTCCAATATGGTTTCCGGCAGCTGTGCTCCGACATTCTGTGAGGAAGAAGCAGTGGGCAGGACAGATCTACGTGGCGTTTGAGACTTTGTGCTCCGTTGATGATCCCATGAAGCGGCGAAAGGAGTACGTTCACGTATCCGCCGTCCGGCCCGCGCCGCCGGCAGAGCAGCCCTGCTATTTTAGAGTGGGGGAGAGTGCGGATGTTTTCTATGAAAATAGAGGTTGGAGGAGAGGAACGGTAGATGAAATTTTGGAGAATTCCATGTATATGGTGGGTCTTGGAGACGAGGACGGAGAAAAAGCAGTGGAGAGTGTGAAGGTGGAGCAGTGGCAGTTGAGGGTCCGTAGGGATTGGAAAGATGGGTGTTGGGTTCCACCACTTGAAGAATCTCAAGTAGACCAACAG AAAAAATCAGAAGATTATTTAATGACACCAAGTGGAGTCAAACTCCGTATCAAGTGCACTAAAAGATCGTGTGTTAGAAAGTTCAGTAAGGAAATGCTTGTAGAGGTTATGGGTGGCAAAGAAGGTTTTGAAAGATTGTGGTATGCTTCAGTTGTGATGGAGGTATTAGGAAATGGAAAACTCTTGGTACAGTACCAGACCTTGAAGACAGATGATGGGACTGAATTTCTCAAAGAAGAGGTTGATGCCTCTTGCATCAGACCATATCCACCTGAAATTGAAAGGATCAGTCCTTTCAAACTTCTTGACAAAGTTGATGCTTGGGTTGGTAATGGATGGCGGGAAGGACATGTATCCAAGGTTCTTGGTGATGCAAAATACATGGTTTGTTTCAGGTCCATGAATGAATTGTTTACGTTTGAAGCTTCTAACTTGAGGCCTCATCAAGAGTGGAAAAACAACAATTGGGTTGCAGCTACAAAG TTTGATTTGCCAAGGAGCTCAAGTGATGGGATGCTAAACTCGAAAGTAGTGAAAGTCAAGATCAAGAGTGATAGAAAGGCATTAGGTCCAAAGTTTAGCATGGGAATGTTGGTAGAGGCCACAAGTTTTGAAGAAGGTTACCATGGTTCTTGGTACACTGCAGTCATTTTTGACTCTATTGGGCCGAACAAGTTTCTTTTGGAATATCAGACTCTGAGGACAGATGATGAATCTGAACCCCTCAAAGAAAAGGCAGATGCCTTCAACATTCGCCCTTGCCCTCCTTTGATTCACCGATTTGATcgctttaaaatgtttgaagaGGTTGATGCATGGTACAATGATGGATGGTGGGAGGGTCTTATATCCAAAGTTCTTGATGGCTTAAATTATGTAGTTTATTTCTGGACCACAAATGAAGAAATAGAGTTTGCACATCATGGTATCAGGCCTCATCAGGAGTGGATTGATCGAAAATGGGACATTGCTTTCAGG AAGTCCAACAACAACCTACCGAATCCCAAACCTGGGATAATGAGGAGACATAGTGGTGGAATTGCCTCAGAAACAACTTTTTGTATTGGAGCAAAGGTGGAGGtaaaagatgatgaagaaggaAATCAGGGATCTTGGTATCCAGCTTTGATCTTGAGACTGATAGGAAACGGGAAGTACTTGGTAGAATTCAGAACACTAAAATGTGAATATGGAACTGATCTGCTAGTTGAAGAAGCAGATGCTTTATCTGTAAGGCCTTCTGCCCCTATACTGCAAAGAGTTGACAGATTCAGACCTCATGAGGAAGTTGATGCCTGGTCTAATAATGGGTGGCGGGTTGGTGAAGTGTTTGAAGTACTTGAGGGTGCAAAGTACAGAGTCTATTTTGGGACTACAAATGAGACATTAGAATTTCGGCATCATGGGTTGAGGCCTCATCAGGAGTGGATAAACGGCGCATGGCTGGTGGTGGGTGTTAAAgag GCTTAG
- the LOC116016160 gene encoding protein AGENET DOMAIN (AGD)-CONTAINING P1-like isoform X1: MSAEPQFNKGDRVEVLKRDNFPIWFPAAVLRHSVRKKQWAGQIYVAFETLCSVDDPMKRRKEYVHVSAVRPAPPAEQPCYFRVGESADVFYENRGWRRGTVDEILENSMYMVGLGDEDGEKAVESVKVEQWQLRVRRDWKDGCWVPPLEESQVDQQKKSEDYLMTPSGVKLRIKCTKRSCVRKFSKEMLVEVMGGKEGFERLWYASVVMEVLGNGKLLVQYQTLKTDDGTEFLKEEVDASCIRPYPPEIERISPFKLLDKVDAWVGNGWREGHVSKVLGDAKYMVCFRSMNELFTFEASNLRPHQEWKNNNWVAATKFDLPRSSSDGMLNSKVVKVKIKSDRKALGPKFSMGMLVEATSFEEGYHGSWYTAVIFDSIGPNKFLLEYQTLRTDDESEPLKEKADAFNIRPCPPLIHRFDRFKMFEEVDAWYNDGWWEGLISKVLDGLNYVVYFWTTNEEIEFAHHGIRPHQEWIDRKWDIAFRKSNNNLPNPKPGIMRRHSGGIASETTFCIGAKVEVKDDEEGNQGSWYPALILRLIGNGKYLVEFRTLKCEYGTDLLVEEADALSVRPSAPILQRVDRFRPHEEVDAWSNNGWRVGEVFEVLEGAKYRVYFGTTNETLEFRHHGLRPHQEWINGAWLVVGVKEHIACRLRSCGADCSKGILIIH, encoded by the exons ATGTCTGCCGAACCACAGTTCAACAAGGGAGACAGAGTGGAAGTTCTTAAGCGCGACAATTTTCCAATATGGTTTCCGGCAGCTGTGCTCCGACATTCTGTGAGGAAGAAGCAGTGGGCAGGACAGATCTACGTGGCGTTTGAGACTTTGTGCTCCGTTGATGATCCCATGAAGCGGCGAAAGGAGTACGTTCACGTATCCGCCGTCCGGCCCGCGCCGCCGGCAGAGCAGCCCTGCTATTTTAGAGTGGGGGAGAGTGCGGATGTTTTCTATGAAAATAGAGGTTGGAGGAGAGGAACGGTAGATGAAATTTTGGAGAATTCCATGTATATGGTGGGTCTTGGAGACGAGGACGGAGAAAAAGCAGTGGAGAGTGTGAAGGTGGAGCAGTGGCAGTTGAGGGTCCGTAGGGATTGGAAAGATGGGTGTTGGGTTCCACCACTTGAAGAATCTCAAGTAGACCAACAG AAAAAATCAGAAGATTATTTAATGACACCAAGTGGAGTCAAACTCCGTATCAAGTGCACTAAAAGATCGTGTGTTAGAAAGTTCAGTAAGGAAATGCTTGTAGAGGTTATGGGTGGCAAAGAAGGTTTTGAAAGATTGTGGTATGCTTCAGTTGTGATGGAGGTATTAGGAAATGGAAAACTCTTGGTACAGTACCAGACCTTGAAGACAGATGATGGGACTGAATTTCTCAAAGAAGAGGTTGATGCCTCTTGCATCAGACCATATCCACCTGAAATTGAAAGGATCAGTCCTTTCAAACTTCTTGACAAAGTTGATGCTTGGGTTGGTAATGGATGGCGGGAAGGACATGTATCCAAGGTTCTTGGTGATGCAAAATACATGGTTTGTTTCAGGTCCATGAATGAATTGTTTACGTTTGAAGCTTCTAACTTGAGGCCTCATCAAGAGTGGAAAAACAACAATTGGGTTGCAGCTACAAAG TTTGATTTGCCAAGGAGCTCAAGTGATGGGATGCTAAACTCGAAAGTAGTGAAAGTCAAGATCAAGAGTGATAGAAAGGCATTAGGTCCAAAGTTTAGCATGGGAATGTTGGTAGAGGCCACAAGTTTTGAAGAAGGTTACCATGGTTCTTGGTACACTGCAGTCATTTTTGACTCTATTGGGCCGAACAAGTTTCTTTTGGAATATCAGACTCTGAGGACAGATGATGAATCTGAACCCCTCAAAGAAAAGGCAGATGCCTTCAACATTCGCCCTTGCCCTCCTTTGATTCACCGATTTGATcgctttaaaatgtttgaagaGGTTGATGCATGGTACAATGATGGATGGTGGGAGGGTCTTATATCCAAAGTTCTTGATGGCTTAAATTATGTAGTTTATTTCTGGACCACAAATGAAGAAATAGAGTTTGCACATCATGGTATCAGGCCTCATCAGGAGTGGATTGATCGAAAATGGGACATTGCTTTCAGG AAGTCCAACAACAACCTACCGAATCCCAAACCTGGGATAATGAGGAGACATAGTGGTGGAATTGCCTCAGAAACAACTTTTTGTATTGGAGCAAAGGTGGAGGtaaaagatgatgaagaaggaAATCAGGGATCTTGGTATCCAGCTTTGATCTTGAGACTGATAGGAAACGGGAAGTACTTGGTAGAATTCAGAACACTAAAATGTGAATATGGAACTGATCTGCTAGTTGAAGAAGCAGATGCTTTATCTGTAAGGCCTTCTGCCCCTATACTGCAAAGAGTTGACAGATTCAGACCTCATGAGGAAGTTGATGCCTGGTCTAATAATGGGTGGCGGGTTGGTGAAGTGTTTGAAGTACTTGAGGGTGCAAAGTACAGAGTCTATTTTGGGACTACAAATGAGACATTAGAATTTCGGCATCATGGGTTGAGGCCTCATCAGGAGTGGATAAACGGCGCATGGCTGGTGGTGGGTGTTAAAgag CATATTGCTTGCAGGCTTAGATCTTGTGGTGCAGACTGCAGTAAAGGTATCCTCATCATCCATTAA
- the LOC116013595 gene encoding uncharacterized protein LOC116013595 translates to MRLRLVKTYEVPEKRGGNLMRSKECLFHDDKGTYIHANISKEEVEKYSKVFEEGKVYSIKNFLVVTNYYKYKTTTHKYLIKFNYKTVVKESKSRQFPTHMLRIKSFESLRNPVEVNETELFDVIGRVVEIYSPVQKLIDGKAVTLIDFVIADTQDMHLKCTVWDEHVAPIHQFYNIDVKQPIIVAIQLCRAKIVNGEVRITSSYDATKLWINHSFAEFAEFRSKLAAENSPHRSITTTTVLSDSTGLGDLQSGSITITTLSDLLMKEEDGEYYVPAQIVGIQGSRKGDWYYTSCMSQGYNKKLSVRDKGLLICGKCNKKWEEGCVRYKVVVRVVDKRDDAPFLLWDRECVDLVGVPASLLFEKYLKVDIDIPPELESLIGMSMIFKVSLKRDQMHGPTSAYNVMRVIRDQALVDEYCSRLNDTQEKDLISRMIEEDDDDSFDSDESQEGSKGDEVNSPVNATQEKGKETDSDNSDTIKRCLMDQFSTSTKLKKSRMVTVKTEKI, encoded by the exons ATGAGGCTCAGATTAGTAAAGACCTACGAAGTACCAGAAAAAAGAGGAGGAAATCTGATGAGAAGTAAAGAGTGTCTGTTTCACGATGATAAG GGAACTTACATCCATGCCAACATTTCAAAGGAAGAGGTTGAAAAATATTCCAAAGTATTTGAAGAGGGGAAGGTCTACTCTATAAAGAACTTTCTGGTGGTGACTAACtactacaaatataaaacaaCTACACACAAGTATCTTATCAAGTTCAACTACAAAACAGTAGTAAAAGAGAGTAAAAGCAGACAATTTCCTACCCATATGCTTCGCATTAAGTCGTTTGAATCATTGAGGAATCCTGTTGAAGTCAATGAAACTGAGCTATTTG ATGTCATAGGTCGAGTGGTAGAAATTTATTCTCCAGTGCAGAAGCTAATTGATGGAAAAGCAGTCACTCTAATCGACTTCGTGATTGCTGATACACa GGACATGCATTTGAAATGCACGGTATGGGACGAGCATGTTGCTCCTATTCATCAATTCTACAACATAGATGTGAAACAACCTATCATTGTTGCCATTCAACTCTGTAGGGCTAAGATTGTAAATG gTGAAGTCAGGATTACTAGCTCCTATGATGCCACAAAACTGTGGATTAATCACAGTTTTGCTGAGTTTGCTGAATTTAGGTCCAA ACTGGCTGCTGAGAATAGTCCACATCGTAGTATTACTACTACAACTGTTCTATCTGACTCAACTGGCTTAGGTGATCTCCAAAGTGGTTCTATAACTATCACCACTTTGTCTGATTTGCTGATGAAAGAGGAG GATGGTGAGTACTATGTCCCTGCTCAGATTGTTGGTATTCAGGGTTCCCGTAAAGGTGATTGGTATTACACATCATGCATGTCACAAGGTTACAATAAGAAGTTAAGCGTGAGAGATAAAGGTCTCCTAATTTGTGGCAAGTGCAACAAGAAGTGGGAAGAAGGATGTGTTCGATATAAAGTGGTTGTGAGAGTGGTGGATAAAAGAGATGATGCTCCCTTTTTACTTTGGGATAGAGAGTGTGTAGATTTGGTTGGGGTCCCAGCAAGCTTATTGTTTGAAAAGTATCTAAAG gtGGACATTGACATTCCACCAGAATTGGAATCACTAATAGGAATGTCAATGATCTTCAAGGTGTCACTAAAAAGAGACCAAATGCATGGACCTACTTCAGCATATAATGTGATGAGAGTTATAAGGGATCAGGCTTTAGTTGATGAATATTGTTCTAGGCTCAATGATACCCAAGAGAAGGATCTCATTTCAAGAAtgattgaagaagatgatgatgatagttTTGACTCTGATGAG TCTCAGGAAGGATCGAAAGGTGATGAAGTAAACAGCCCGGTGAATGCCACTCAAGAGAAGGGAAAGGAGACAGACTCTGACAATTCAGACACTATCAAGAGGTGTCTAATGGACCAATTTTCTACATCAACCAAACTGAAGAAGTCGAGGATGGTGACTGTGAAGACTGAAAAGATTTAA